The following coding sequences are from one Carassius auratus strain Wakin chromosome 47, ASM336829v1, whole genome shotgun sequence window:
- the LOC113065005 gene encoding phospholipid phosphatase 2-like isoform X2, with protein sequence MKASLPFVIMNITSQPYKRGIYCQDESISYPVKQDTITNVTLAVVTITCTIIIISSGEAYLVYSKKIHSNSTFNQYVSAIYKVLGAFLFGGAVSQSLTDLAKYTIGRPRPYFLTVCAPRVCKGYVASINCTGIPSAVTEARLSFYSGHSSFGMYCMLFLAFYVQARLNAKWARLLRPTIQFFLVAFAVYVGYTRVSDYKHHWSDVLVGLLQGALIAILTVRYVSNSFKVRTFPQCSSPETAENEERKPSLHSNEAEQNNHIGFSGTV encoded by the exons CTTCTCTGCCCTTTGTGATAATGAATATTACGTCCCAGCCATACAAGCGAGGCATCTACTGCCAGGACGAGAGCATTAGTTACCCTGTAAAACAAGACACCATCACCAACGTGACACTGGCTGTAGTCACCATCACCTGCACTATCATCATC ATATCGTCAGGTGAAGCATATCTGGTGTACAGCAAAAAAATTCACTCCAACTCCACTTTTAATCAATATGTGTCAGCCATATATAAGGTGCTGGGTGCCTTCCTGTTTGGGGGAGCTGTCAGCCAATCACTGACAGACTTGGCCAAGTACACCATTGGGCGACCACGCCCATATTTCTTAACCGTATGTGCTCCCAGAGTCTGCAAAGGATACGTGGCCTCGATCAACTGCACTGGCATCCCAAGTGCAGTAACTGAAGCCCG GTTGTCCTTCTATTCTGGTCACTCCTCCTTCGGGATGTACTGCATGCTATTTCTAGCG TTCTATGTTCAGGCCAGATTGAATGCAAAATGGGCTCGTCTCCTGAGGCCCACTATCCAGTTCTTCCTGGTGGCCTTTGCTGTGTATGTAGGTTACACTCGTGTGTCCGATTATAAACACCACTGGAGCGATGTGCTGGTGGGGCTCCTCCAGGGGGCGCTCATTGCAATTCTCACT GTGCGATACGTTTCAAATTCCTTCAAGGTCCGTACTTTTCCTCAGTGCTCAAGTCCAGAGACAGCGGAAAATGAGGAGCGGAAACCAAGCTTACATTCAAATGAGGCAGAGCAGAATAACCATATAGGCTTTTCTGGAACTGTGTGA
- the LOC113065005 gene encoding phospholipid phosphatase 2-like isoform X1: MTDLRKNKLFVLVDLLCVVVASLPFVIMNITSQPYKRGIYCQDESISYPVKQDTITNVTLAVVTITCTIIIISSGEAYLVYSKKIHSNSTFNQYVSAIYKVLGAFLFGGAVSQSLTDLAKYTIGRPRPYFLTVCAPRVCKGYVASINCTGIPSAVTEARLSFYSGHSSFGMYCMLFLAFYVQARLNAKWARLLRPTIQFFLVAFAVYVGYTRVSDYKHHWSDVLVGLLQGALIAILTVRYVSNSFKVRTFPQCSSPETAENEERKPSLHSNEAEQNNHIGFSGTV, encoded by the exons CTTCTCTGCCCTTTGTGATAATGAATATTACGTCCCAGCCATACAAGCGAGGCATCTACTGCCAGGACGAGAGCATTAGTTACCCTGTAAAACAAGACACCATCACCAACGTGACACTGGCTGTAGTCACCATCACCTGCACTATCATCATC ATATCGTCAGGTGAAGCATATCTGGTGTACAGCAAAAAAATTCACTCCAACTCCACTTTTAATCAATATGTGTCAGCCATATATAAGGTGCTGGGTGCCTTCCTGTTTGGGGGAGCTGTCAGCCAATCACTGACAGACTTGGCCAAGTACACCATTGGGCGACCACGCCCATATTTCTTAACCGTATGTGCTCCCAGAGTCTGCAAAGGATACGTGGCCTCGATCAACTGCACTGGCATCCCAAGTGCAGTAACTGAAGCCCG GTTGTCCTTCTATTCTGGTCACTCCTCCTTCGGGATGTACTGCATGCTATTTCTAGCG TTCTATGTTCAGGCCAGATTGAATGCAAAATGGGCTCGTCTCCTGAGGCCCACTATCCAGTTCTTCCTGGTGGCCTTTGCTGTGTATGTAGGTTACACTCGTGTGTCCGATTATAAACACCACTGGAGCGATGTGCTGGTGGGGCTCCTCCAGGGGGCGCTCATTGCAATTCTCACT GTGCGATACGTTTCAAATTCCTTCAAGGTCCGTACTTTTCCTCAGTGCTCAAGTCCAGAGACAGCGGAAAATGAGGAGCGGAAACCAAGCTTACATTCAAATGAGGCAGAGCAGAATAACCATATAGGCTTTTCTGGAACTGTGTGA